One part of the Gemmatimonadota bacterium genome encodes these proteins:
- a CDS encoding efflux transporter outer membrane subunit, which produces MPIRSTTLLFPVIVGCLISACSLTPNRMPPVLEAAMELPDEFAESEVAGSYEPLEWWKAFADPVLDQVIEAVLASNFDLAEAVARVDQARARERIVKAPAFPLLQPSLGITDMETSTNAGIAAYLDELGVGSDVYRDFGFEIPDRIGLTTYDLGLDISYELDFWGRNRNDARAAAAARQASESDYLTARIGVLAETVRTYLEIVDLRHQRRLADEVVEIFQQRASLAESRYDRGLTDARALYTARQNLSDAQTRLPQIEALLADAKGRLWVLLGGYHADLAGMLPDSLTPSAALDPVPAGIPADLLAQRPDVNAARQRMEAARYTVGARRADLLPSLSLYGSIGLQSAEAGEWFDPDQWFRNLSFNLLGPAFQGSRLRSNVDLAEARWNEAAAAYGRSVVSAVNEVEAALAGLEANRRRYALLASRAQEAQAEMALQEQRYVSGVGDYEDFLTATHTLLGAQSALATAQRDLGHVRLVLHRALGGAWTAKRERVLQSHKKAGHVYSLNEGEAIRQSNLAPDTKEGTCPSSTGRCGIRSLFQPRLLASVLE; this is translated from the coding sequence ATGCCAATCAGATCAACCACACTGTTATTTCCGGTAATCGTCGGCTGTCTCATCTCCGCTTGCTCCCTGACACCAAATCGAATGCCTCCGGTTCTCGAAGCAGCGATGGAGTTACCCGACGAGTTTGCCGAAAGTGAAGTTGCCGGCTCATACGAGCCGCTGGAGTGGTGGAAGGCGTTCGCCGACCCGGTTCTTGACCAGGTTATCGAAGCGGTGCTGGCCTCGAACTTCGACCTCGCCGAGGCGGTTGCCCGGGTCGACCAGGCCAGGGCACGGGAGCGTATCGTCAAAGCCCCGGCGTTTCCGCTGCTTCAGCCTTCTCTTGGTATCACCGACATGGAGACATCTACCAATGCGGGTATTGCCGCGTACCTGGACGAATTGGGGGTGGGTTCCGACGTATACCGCGATTTTGGCTTCGAGATTCCCGACCGGATCGGCCTGACGACCTACGACCTGGGTCTTGACATCTCCTACGAACTTGACTTCTGGGGCCGCAATCGCAACGACGCGCGCGCCGCCGCCGCCGCGCGGCAGGCTTCGGAGTCGGACTACCTGACAGCCCGCATAGGTGTGCTGGCCGAAACCGTGCGCACCTACCTGGAGATCGTCGACCTGCGCCACCAACGGCGGCTGGCCGACGAAGTCGTGGAAATCTTTCAGCAGCGGGCGTCCCTGGCTGAGTCCCGCTATGACCGCGGGCTGACCGATGCACGCGCCCTCTATACGGCGCGGCAGAACCTGAGCGACGCGCAAACCAGGTTGCCGCAAATCGAAGCGCTGCTGGCGGACGCGAAAGGCCGCCTCTGGGTGCTCCTGGGGGGGTACCATGCGGACCTCGCGGGCATGTTGCCCGATTCCCTGACGCCCTCTGCCGCGCTCGACCCGGTTCCGGCAGGCATTCCGGCCGACCTTCTGGCACAACGGCCTGACGTCAACGCGGCAAGGCAGCGGATGGAAGCGGCCCGCTACACCGTTGGCGCACGCCGCGCGGATTTGCTGCCGAGCTTATCCCTGTACGGTTCCATCGGGCTGCAAAGTGCCGAGGCGGGCGAGTGGTTCGACCCGGATCAATGGTTCCGGAACCTGAGCTTCAACCTGCTTGGCCCCGCATTTCAGGGTTCACGGCTGCGCAGCAACGTTGATCTCGCCGAGGCCCGCTGGAATGAAGCGGCCGCCGCCTACGGGCGTTCCGTGGTCAGCGCAGTCAACGAGGTCGAGGCCGCCCTGGCGGGACTGGAGGCCAACCGCCGCCGGTATGCCTTACTGGCTTCGCGGGCGCAAGAGGCTCAGGCCGAAATGGCGTTGCAGGAACAGCGTTATGTCTCTGGAGTGGGTGACTATGAGGATTTCCTGACGGCAACGCACACCCTCCTAGGCGCGCAGTCCGCGCTGGCAACGGCGCAGCGTGACCTGGGGCACGTGCGTCTGGTATTGCACCGCGCGCTGGGGGGCGCGTGGACTGCAAAGAGGGAACGTGTCCTCCAATCACACAAAAAAGCTGGACACGTTTACTCTTTGAACGAAGGGGAAGCCATCCGGCAGAGTAACCTAGCTCCTGACACCAAAGAGGGAACGTGTCCTTCCTCGACCGGCAGATGCGGGATACGTTCCCTCTTTCAACCACGTCTGCTTGCCAGCGTCCTGGAGTAA